The genomic stretch GTCCTTGTATACCTTCTCCAGCACAGGGACGAGATCGTGATAGATCTTGGAATGCCGGGGGACGTGCTTCTCATAAAGGTGAAATAGATCAGAGCCGATGATATGCACTCCATCGGCGCAATTGCCCGCCCCCAGGCTGATGACCGGAACCGGCAGCGTCTCGGCCAGGTACTCGCACACCTCCGAAGTGGTCACTTCGCACATGATAGAGAAGCAACCGGCGTCCACCATTGCCAGCGCGTCGTCGACCAATTCCTTCGCCCGCTCAGCAGTCTTGCCCTGCGCGGCAAAACCGCCCAGTTGCGGCATCCGCATGGGCGTGATGCCGATATGACCCTGGACGGGGATGCCCGCCTTGATAATGGCTTCCATGTATCGAGCATGATGCAGGTTCCCTTCGCACTTCATGACCTCGGCGCCGGCCTTGGCGACAAACTTTGCGGCGTTGTCCACCGCCTGCTGCTCGGAGATATGAAAGCTCATGTAAGGCATGTCCACCATACGCAATCCGTATTGCGATCCGCGCTGCACCGCCTGCGCCATAAACAGCACTTCCTCGAACGAAACCGAAATGGTGCTTTCATGGCCGAACAACACCATGCCACCGGTATCGGAGACGCACAGGATCTCGACGCCGACGCGATCTGCGACAATGGCGTTTTCATAGTCGTAAACGGCGAGCTGAATGATCGGCTCCTTTTTCTTCTTCTTCTCCATTAGCATCGGGATCGTCACTTTCTTGCGCTTCGGGGTGGCTGGTTCGGCCATGGTGTGCTCCTTGGTGGACGTTAAAAATTGAATGGATGCGCGAGCGTATCCGCGATTGAAAACGCCCGGAAGCAATTCCCGTACCGTTCAATGCCCAACCATAAGCTCCTGAACCAGCGTATGAAAAAGGCGCGCGCCAACACTCATACCTGAGGCCTGTTGCGTTACGAAACAGTGGCACCATGTCGTCGGGAAACAATTCGTTCTCTCAACCCCGTGCCCAGCCCGCGTATTGATAAGACCCAACGGGCCTTCTGACACACGCGCTTGGACCCAATGCTAATAGCGAACTCGCGTTCACTGTCGACACGGTACTAATCAGACTCAGTTCCTTCGCGTTGCGCCACCGCACAAATGGTAATTTTCCCCGTGTGCAGTCGTTGGCCACCGGTGTTCGACGGGTTTCGCGATGGTTCTGCGCTACAATAAGCTAGGAACCGACATCTCCTGTTTCCAGAGTTTAGATTCTCGCCAGAACAAAGCTCGTTCATGGCCGCAAAAGACCGGCAAGGAGGGAAAAACGCTATGCCCAGAAGAGCTCTTTGGAGTTCTCCCTTTTTTTTGGGGAAACTCAAGCAGGAGGTCAAACGCTTTTTCCCTTTTCTGCGCTGGTTTCCATTAAGCAGGGAGACGCTCAAGGCCGACGGGATTGCTGGTTTGACGGTAGGCTTGGTGCTAGTGCCGCAGTCGATGGCGTATGCCCAGCTCGCCGGCCTCCCTGCGCATTACGGCTTGTACGCGGCGTTTTTTCCGGTGTTGGTGGGAGCTTTATGGGGTTCGTCGAGTCAGCTCGCTACCGGGCCGGTGGCGATGGTTTCACTGCTCACCGCGTCCGCCCTCGCGCCCCTTGCGGTTCCTGGCTCTGAGCAGTTTATTGCTTTCGCCATCCTGCTCGCTCTGCTGGTCGGCATCGTCCAGCTGGTCCTCGGCGTGTTCAAGCTGGGGGTGGTCATCAACTTCATCTCCCATCCGGTCATCGTCGGTTTCACCAATGCCGCGGCGATCATCATCGCGCTGTCGCAGTTCAACAAACTGCTCGGGCTGCCGCTCGCGCGGAGCGAGCACTTTATTGCCGACATTTGGGGGGTTCTACAGCTTATCCGCGAGACCCACCTCCTAAGCCTCATCATGGGCCTTTCCGCTTTCGGGCTGATGTGGTGGATGAGAAAGCGCTTTCCAAAACTGCCGGGAGTGCTCGTCGCCGTGGTTGTAGCCACATTGATCAGCTGGCTAATAGATTTCGAGGGCGCGACCAGCGTCAAGTCGAACCAGATTGCGCACCCGGTCGTCCAGGTGCTAACGGCGGACTATGCGTCAGGAAAGGCATGGAGCCATGAGCTAAGGAGCCAGATCGTTTCCGGACTCAATGACATCAAAGATCTGCGGAAGGTTGCCGCAGGCAACAGCACGGCAATGGTGAGGCTGAACTACGAGGTCGGTTTGCTGCAGCTGCAGCTCGCGGAGGCAGATGCGCAGAATCGCGATCGGGAGCACCAGTTGAAGCAACTGCGTTTCACTGTGGCCACCGCTGCTCAAGGTGAGGCGCCGAAAGTGTATCTCGCCGACATGGTACCCAAAGATGTCGAAACAGACGGTCGCCAATGGCGATTCAAGGGCATCAGCGCAGACGAGATCAAGCTCGTGAGTGGTGGTGAAGTCATTGGGAAAATACCCTCGGGCCTCCCCAGCTTCCACGTGCCCAGATTCACTTGGGACGCTTTCGTTTCGCTGCTTTCGACCGCGTTCGTCATTTCTCTGGTCGGATTCATGGAAGCTATCTCGATTGCGAAAGCCATGGCGACAAAGTCCAAGGAGCGGATCGACCCGAACCAGGAGCTGATCGGTCAGGGCTTGGCCAACATCGTGGGCAGCTTAAGTCAATCGTTCCCGTCCAGCGGTTCGTTCTCGAGGTCGGCGGTCAACTTCAACGCCGGCGCGGTGACTGGGATGTCGTCAGTGGTAACGGCACTGGTAGTGCTGCTGACTTTGCTGTTTTTGACCCCGCTGCTCTATCACCTGCCGCAGGCCGTGTTGGCGGCCCTTATCATGCTGGCCGTGGTAAACCTGGTCAACTTCAAGGCTATGACATACGCATGGCGCGCGCACCGGCACGATGGCATCGCCGCCGCCGTAACATTCGTCGCGACGCTGGCATTCGCTCCACATCTTGACAACGGCATTGTTATCGGGGCGGGCCTGGCCGTTATTCTGTTCCTGTGGCGGACCATGAAGCCGCGCATCATCACGCGCGGGCATGAGGGTGGCGGGTTGGGCGAGACCCAGGCTCCCGAAGACGAGCGTATCGTCATCATCCGCTTCGACGCGGCGCTGTATTTCGCCAACGTGCCGTATTTCGAGGATGCCGTCCTTGGAGCGTGCGCATCCCATCCTCAAACCAGGTTCGTTTTGATTCTGGGCGACGGCATAAACCAGCTCGATGCGTCCGGCGAGGAGGTGGTACGGCATTTGGTGAAGCGCCTCAAGGACAACGGCGTCACGCTCGTATTCAGCGGCATGAAGCTTCAGGTGCGGGAGGTGATGGAAAGAACGGGTCTCTACGCGTTAATCGGCACGCAATATTTCTTCCGCACTGAGAATCAGGCGCGGGAAGCGATGTATCAGTGGATCACCGAAGAATCGTTCGACGCGAAGTATTGCCCCTTGCCCTCTCCGCCGCAACCCGACTTGAATGTCGCCGATGCCGCTTTACAGAACCCTCTGACGGGGGCGCCGCCGGCC from Burkholderiales bacterium encodes the following:
- the panB gene encoding 3-methyl-2-oxobutanoate hydroxymethyltransferase, producing MAEPATPKRKKVTIPMLMEKKKKKEPIIQLAVYDYENAIVADRVGVEILCVSDTGGMVLFGHESTISVSFEEVLFMAQAVQRGSQYGLRMVDMPYMSFHISEQQAVDNAAKFVAKAGAEVMKCEGNLHHARYMEAIIKAGIPVQGHIGITPMRMPQLGGFAAQGKTAERAKELVDDALAMVDAGCFSIMCEVTTSEVCEYLAETLPVPVISLGAGNCADGVHIIGSDLFHLYEKHVPRHSKIYHDLVPVLEKVYKDYSRDVKERIYPGKEHTVFMKEEELARFKDMMGWKK
- a CDS encoding SulP family inorganic anion transporter, whose translation is MPRRALWSSPFFLGKLKQEVKRFFPFLRWFPLSRETLKADGIAGLTVGLVLVPQSMAYAQLAGLPAHYGLYAAFFPVLVGALWGSSSQLATGPVAMVSLLTASALAPLAVPGSEQFIAFAILLALLVGIVQLVLGVFKLGVVINFISHPVIVGFTNAAAIIIALSQFNKLLGLPLARSEHFIADIWGVLQLIRETHLLSLIMGLSAFGLMWWMRKRFPKLPGVLVAVVVATLISWLIDFEGATSVKSNQIAHPVVQVLTADYASGKAWSHELRSQIVSGLNDIKDLRKVAAGNSTAMVRLNYEVGLLQLQLAEADAQNRDREHQLKQLRFTVATAAQGEAPKVYLADMVPKDVETDGRQWRFKGISADEIKLVSGGEVIGKIPSGLPSFHVPRFTWDAFVSLLSTAFVISLVGFMEAISIAKAMATKSKERIDPNQELIGQGLANIVGSLSQSFPSSGSFSRSAVNFNAGAVTGMSSVVTALVVLLTLLFLTPLLYHLPQAVLAALIMLAVVNLVNFKAMTYAWRAHRHDGIAAAVTFVATLAFAPHLDNGIVIGAGLAVILFLWRTMKPRIITRGHEGGGLGETQAPEDERIVIIRFDAALYFANVPYFEDAVLGACASHPQTRFVLILGDGINQLDASGEEVVRHLVKRLKDNGVTLVFSGMKLQVREVMERTGLYALIGTQYFFRTENQAREAMYQWITEESFDAKYCPLPSPPQPDLNVADAALQNPLTGAPPASAANMPSENAATESVVPASLSPSDRSAGPTESSSRS